In a genomic window of Helianthus annuus cultivar XRQ/B chromosome 10, HanXRQr2.0-SUNRISE, whole genome shotgun sequence:
- the LOC110886325 gene encoding chitinase CLP → MTTYVNSEFLHTNLLIDIDAPFTWNDCTVQWNIYPGSCPSNTLCTSPVSCEEYQCTDVRTTYSYEHNPPCPPVTNSSTLPGWGFCTCPVNVVNPVTGSCDEALLNYEEFTVNTSNGRNVFTGFLLVTTNSACVPSSSLESFPENVTGVMAFSSSSYALQRYLVEPLKNSLAICLPSNSSAPGVLFFGSGPYYLLPNSGVDVRSLLSYTPLLKHPDSLGYYIGVKAIVIKNKSIGITGSFSTKLSTLEPYTILRTDIYKRVIWAFSVATIGIPLARPVSPFGLCYKAIGTHAGLKFPNIDFSLEDGKKWTVDMANSIKQITKDVACLAFVDGGATAEHAIVIGTYQFEDNFLVFDLENSTFGFSSSLLHQKTSCSNFNFTVTDDN, encoded by the coding sequence ATGACAACATACGTAAATTCGGAGTTTTTGCACACAAACTTGCTTATAGACATCGATGCTCCATTCACATGGAACGACTGCACCGTGCAGTGGAACATATATCCTGGTAGTTGTCCAAGCAACACACTTTGCACATCTCCGGTTtcttgtgaagaatatcaatGCACGGATGTGAGAACTACTTACTCATACGAGCATAATCCTCCCTGTCCTCCGGTAACCAACAGTTCCACATTGCCTGGTTGGGGATTTTGTACATGCCCGGTCAATGTGGTGAACCCGGTTACCGGATCCTGTGATGAAGCACTGCTCAACTATGAGGAATTCACAGTGAACACAagcaacggtagaaatgttttcACTGGTTTTTTATTGGTTACTACTAATTCAGCATGTGTTCCTTCTTCTTCACTTGAATCATTCCCAGAAAATGTTACTGGAGTCATGGCCTTTTCGTCCTCTTCTTATGCATTACAACGTTATTTAGTTGAACCCCTTAAAAACTCACTAGCCATATGTTTGCCAAGCAATTCGTCTGCTCCTGGAGTTCTTTTCTTCGGTTCTGGTCCTTATTACCTTCTTCCCAACTCGGGTGTTGATGTTAGGAGTTTACTTTCGTATACTCCGTTACTAAAGCATCCAGACTCTCTTGGATACTATATTGGTGTCAAGGCCATTGTTATTAAAAACAAATCTATTGGCATCACTGGGAGTTTCTCTACTAAACTTAGTACACTTGAGCCTTACACCATCCTTAGAACGGATATTTATAAGCGTGTGATTTGGGCGTTTTCGGTTGCAACAATAGGAATCCCTCTTGCAAGACCAGTTTCTCCTTTTGGCCTTTGTTACAAGGCCATTGGCACCCATGCTGGCTTAAAGTTTCCAAATATTGATTTCAGTCTTGAAGATGGGAAGAAGTGGACTGTAGACATGGCTAACTCCATAAAACAAATAACAAAAGACGTGGCATGCCTGGCGTTTGTTGACGGTGGGGCGACAGCTGAACACGCGATTGTGatcgggacatatcagttcgagGATAACTTTCTGGTCTTTGATTTGGAGAATTCGACTTTTGGTTTTAGTTCTTCGCTGTTGCATCAGAAAACATCTTGTTCCAACTTCAACTTTACTGTTACCGATGACAATTGA
- the LOC110883153 gene encoding merozoite surface antigen 2, allelic form 2-like, producing MSEKFGPEPVVSDESDSDDDGDEGGDAGAIGASSVGTTGGTSAGGTSAGGVSAGDTSAGGDDEADSDSDDDLLLEPGYEMYLDERGVRRYRKIRQEDDPEYVPSDPETERARKGKAEKSAERQKKKKARRYLSTSSRGSEPQAPIPEPPVVSSPPAAQTVSPQPIPQRSMAAAIRATTSQQPSSER from the coding sequence ATGAGTGAGAAGTTTGGTCCTGAACCAGTTGTGTCTGATGAATCGgacagtgatgatgatggtgatgaaggtggtgatgctggtgcCATTGGTGCATCAAGTGTAGGAACCACTGGTGGCACATCAGCTGGTGGTACCTCAGCAGGGGGAGTGTCAGCTGGTGACACATCAGCCGGTGGTGATGATGAGGCTGATTCTGACTCTGATGATGATCTTTTGCTTGAACCTGGATACGAGATGTATCTGGATGAACGCGGGGTAAGAAGATACAGAAAGATCAGGCAGGAAGATGATCCGGAATATGTTCCTTCTGATCCTGAAACAGAACGTGCAAGGAAAGGAAAAGCCGAAAAATCAGCAGAGCGTCAGAAGAAAAAGAAAGCTCGGAGATACTTGAGTACCTCCTCCCGAGGTTCTGAGCCACAAGCTCCTATTCCAGAACCACCTGTAGTCTCTTCTCCTCCTGCAGCTCAAACCGTATCTCCGCAGCCTATTCCACAACGATCCATGGCTGCTGCAATCAGAGCAACCACTTCTCAACAACCTAGTAGTGAACGTTAA